Proteins encoded in a region of the Plodia interpunctella isolate USDA-ARS_2022_Savannah chromosome 27, ilPloInte3.2, whole genome shotgun sequence genome:
- the LOC128681638 gene encoding testis-expressed protein 9-like yields the protein MDSLDLLAREDEFKRLNKQLEKKTESLMKEIEHVMQKQDFFADFSHSLTYSSKPAPKKHCHDSPASTPEKAKPKRTKKKINQPVLKFENGTHGNKEANDEICANKLTDNETCANECTDVTNKCTEDQISCRSCTKRVICACCTEPKNNIYEMEFLNAFVSVSVQEKVLPASFLKDRLSVEIICKFLSTKVKLMQEQMDRLQHVIDNKATQCKAHMTKLAELEGERMGMITKTNNYKTAAGDLKAKCAVLDSKLQEKDRLYKEQRSESDKLSTELTRLKNKNIGVEARCASQEQAIDNLKQQLEVAKRAEKEFRESSRNLSASHQNAISRLEARIKSLTSCINKQKTLVENLRKQNAILSTEGALKILEQEYSNFLTQD from the exons ATGGACTCATTAGATCTTTTAGCGAGAGAAGATGAGTTCAAGAGACTCAATAAACAATTGGAAAAGAAAACTGAAAGTCTAATGAAGGAAATTGAACATGTCATG CAAAAACAAGACTTCTTTGCAGACTTCTCCCACAGCTTGACATACAGCTCAAAACCAGCTCCAAAAAAACACTGCCATGATTCTCCAGCTTCCACGCCTGAAAAAGCCAAACCCAAAcgcacaaaaaagaaaattaaccaGCCAGTactgaaatttgaaaatggaacacATGGAAATAAAGAAGCGAATGATGAAATCTGTGCAAATAAGCTCACAGACAATGAAACCTGTGCAAATGAATGCACTGATGTCACAAATAAGTGCACAGAAGATCAGATTAGTTGTAGAAGTTGCACTAAAAGAGTTATCTGTGCATGTTGCACTGAACCCAAGAATAATATCTATGAAATGGAATTCTTGAATGCATTTGTGTCAGTTAGTGTTCAAGAAAAAGTGTTGCCGGCATCATTTTTAAAAG ATAGATTGTCAGTAGAGATAATTTGCAAATTTCTGTCTACAAAGGTGAAACTAATGCAAGAACAGATGGACAGACTTCAGCATGTTATTGACAATAAG gCAACTCAATGTAAAGCCCATATGACGAAGCTGGCAGAGTTGGAGGGAGAGCGAATGGGCATGATTACTAAAACTAACAATTATAAGACTGCTGCGGGAGACTTGAAGGCCAAATGCGCTGTTTTGGACAGTAAACTACAG gAAAAAGACAGACTATACAAAGAGCAGCGCAGTGAATCCGACAAATTGTCAACAGAACTGACGCGATTGAAAAACAAGAATATCGGCGTTGAAGCGAGATGCGCGTCACAAGAACAAGCTATTGATAACTTGAAGCAGCAGCTAGAAGTAGCAAAAAGAGCTGAGAAG GAATTTCGAGAATCCTCCCGCAATCTGTCAGCGTCCCATCAGAACGCCATCTCTCGTCTGGAAGCAAGAATTAAATCGTTGACGTCTTGCATTAATAAGCAGAAGACGTTGGTAGAAAATTTAAGGAAACAAAACGCAATCTTGTCGACAGAGGGCGCTTTGAAGATTTTAGAGCAGGAATATAGTAACTTTTTAACGCAAGATTAG
- the LOC128681640 gene encoding uncharacterized protein LOC128681640: protein MRAVWTVVLVRAIHLAMDISESRRLISLYKEFKCLWDPKDSNYTNRGVRDDAWRQISREMGNKSIENLKKKMRSLAGGYRREKYREKQSRITGSGAQDTYKSKWFAYDDFDFMADKNEPGTTRDTLEHVESDTTEGVNTTVSENENSNISSDIQPERANHHTEQSREHNDQNAQTSVQTTNKRTKKRKKTTSNNADDISDETLSEAFQLLQQCAQPPQPETDSYIAFGQYISTELRKYDAVTLANVKNAICQVIFQADTGRYGDSNYGYYTNSYPGTPIASTSSQSQSLQPQNYPAPIPQTSPSAHLASNSSQSQFEKPQDYSLPQSSPN from the exons ATGCGCGCGGTGTGGACGGTTGTGTTGGTTCGCGCGATCCACCTCGCCATGGACATCTCAGAAAGTCGCCGTTTGATATCGCtttataaagaatttaaatgtttatgggATCCCAAAGATTCTAATTACACCAATAGAGGTGTTAGAGATGATGCTTGGCGTCAGATTTCTCGTGAAATGGGGAATAAGTCGATCGAGAacctaaagaaaaaaatgcgaTCTCTGGCGGGAGGCTACAGAAGGGAGAAATACAGAGAGAAGCAAAGCCGTATAACTGGATCCG GTGCTCAAGATACATATAAATCAAAGTGGTTTGCGTATGATGACTTCGACTTTATGGCGGATAAAAATGAACCCGGAACCACACGCGATACATTGGAACAT GTAGAATCTGATACGACTGAAGGGGTTAATACTACAGTGAGCGAAAACGAGAACAGTAACATTAGTAGTGACATACAACCGGAGAGAGCCAACCACCACACAGAGCAGAGTAGAGAGCACAATGATCAGAATGCACAAACCAGTGtccaaacaacaaacaaaagaacaaaaaaaagaaagaaaactacTTCTAATAATGCAGATGACATATCAGATGAAACTCTTTCAGAGGCTTTCCAACTTCTGCAACAATGTGCTCAGCCACCACAACCGGAAACTGATTCTTACATTGCTTTCGGGCAGTATATATCTACTGAATTGCGGAAATATGATGCAGTAACATTAgctaatgtcaaaaatgctATATGCCAAGTTATTTTTCAAGCTGACACAGGAAGATATGGGGATAGCAATTATGGATATTACACTAATTCATATCCTGGCACACCAATAGCATCCACTTCATCACAGTCCCAGTCTCTACAACCTCAAAATTATCCAGCTCCAATTCCACAGACATCACCGTCTGCTCATCTAGCCTCCAATTCATCGCAGTCCCAGTTTGAGAAACCTCAGGATTATTCACTTCCACAGTCATCACCgaattaa
- the LOC128681636 gene encoding uncharacterized protein LOC128681636, protein MESHVQRRRLAVAAVTFILLKCLRKKSQKRKRRFWVKQIYKNRLESGNQLYAELVSDKVEHNFARMNANQFEILCSLLNNKLRKNDTNYRDAITVKERLLLTLRFLATGDSYVSLQYLFRISKQSISKIIPEVCEAIIDLLNDYVKVPSTEEEWRTVSQQFENKWNFPHVIGAMDGKHVAIQSPFNSGNDFDNYKLFPSIVLFALVDANYRFLYVNVGTKGRISDGGVFKSTNLYKKLEKKELNIPPPEILQVPYKIEVPYYILGDKAFQLNDYTMKPYDGTRERGSCERIFNYRLSRARRVVENAFGVLSSVYRVLRKPMLLEPETATKVVLATVHLYNYLRSNPNFISPGTFDTVQENGDVIPGSWRNEPPSQSLQRMAVVPRRATENATTLRSHLARHFVTNHTIVWQNEYQ, encoded by the exons ATGGAGTCACACGTACAACGGCGGCGTCTTGCCGTTGCAGcagtaacttttattttgcttAAATGCTTGcgcaaaaaatcacaaaaaagaaaacgacGGTTTTGGGtgaaacaaatttacaaaaatcgcTTGGAATCTGGGAATCAGCTGTACGCAGAGTTAGTGTCAGATAAAGTTGAACACAATTTTGCAAGAATGAATGCTAATCAATTTGAGATATTGTGTTCATTATTGAATAACAAGCTAAGAAAGAATGATACAAATTATAGAGATGCCATTACTGTGAAGGAAAGATTATTACTAACATTGAGATTTTTAGCAACTGGAGATTCGTATGTCAGTTTGCAGTATCTGTTCCGCATTTCCAAACAGTCTATATCGAAAATTATTCCTGAAGTTTGTGAAGCCATCATTGACCTGTTAAATGATTATGTAAAG GTGCCGTCAACTGAAGAAGAATGGCGTACAGTTTCTCAGCAATTCGAGAATAAGTGGAATTTCCCACACGTGATAGGAGCGATGGACGGCAAACACGTCGCTATACAATCGCCTTTCAATAGTGGCAACGACTttgataattacaaattatttcctAGTATTGTTCTTTTTGCATTAGTAGATGCAAATTATAGGTTCTTGTATGTGAATGTTGGGACTAAAGGCAGAATATCAGATGGAGGCGTGTTCAAAagcacaaatttatataaaaaacttgaaaaaaaagagCTAAATATTCCTCCACCGGAGATATTGCAAGTTCCCTATAAAATTGAGGTACCCTATTATATACTAGGTGATAAAGCTTTTCAGCTTAATGATTATACTATGAAACCATACGATGGTACACGGGAAAGGGGTTcttgtgaaagaattttcaaCTACCGACTGTCAAGAGCACGTAGAGTAGTTGAAAACGCGTTTGGAGTACTTAGTTCTGTCTACAGAGTCCTGCGTAAACCTATGCTTTTGGAACCAGAAACTGCGACTAAAGTCGTGCTGGCAACGGTTCATCTATATAACTACTTACGCAGTAATCCTAACTTTATATCGCCAGGAACGTTTGATACAGTACAGGAGAATGGAGATGTAATACCTGGAAGCTGGCGAAATGAACCGCCATCACAATCGCTACAACGGATGGCCGTCGTACCAAGAAGAGCAACAGAAAATGCCACTACATTACGGTCCCACTTAGCAAGACACTTTGTTACAAACCATACAATAGTTTGGCAAAATGAATATCAGTAA